The following proteins are encoded in a genomic region of Channa argus isolate prfri chromosome 3, Channa argus male v1.0, whole genome shotgun sequence:
- the ints12 gene encoding integrator complex subunit 12, with product MAGPVSLDLDPIFLKGLGYLHSKSKDSADRLKALLDESLARGSDSCYRSSQKDIELSKGSVSKLSLSKQDSKSSSSSSSSSSSSSGSSKSSSEKSKKEGEKRPSEKVRVDLCEVEPPKKPRLEKQENRSSPITVQTSKDLLPNINDYDETNADDFAMEMGLACVVCRQMTVTMGNQLVECQECHNLYHQDCHKPQVTDKEVNDPRLVWYCARCTRQMKRMAQKPPQKPSPGSASSVPVVKDTLVKKTELKSKPDTASTFQAFKRTEVKASTTAANPTTSGSSTSGSGLTGWAAFGAKTSPSLPTSSKLGSSGPGGSNKTLTASSGQKLVGLSGLAGTKPGLGSAKVPVSGNGNGSSQVPLKPPPPLTLGKQPLNRSSSGENQEKGSASSGASSPSGSQSSASGNGGNNGGGNGNNGNGSKVAPGDKAPTSQESQLNAMKRLQLVKKKAAQKKLKK from the exons ATGGCTGGACCTGTAAGTCTGGATTTGGATCCCATTTTCTTAAAGGGATTGGGTTACCTGCACTCCAAGAGTAAAGACTCAGCTGACAGACTCAAAGCTCTGCTAGATGAGTCGCTTGCAAGAGGAAGTGACTCATGTTATCGGTCGTCACAAAAA GATATAGAATTGTCCAAGGGTTCAGTGTCAAAACTAAGCTTAAGTAAACAAGACTCCAAGTCGTCCTCAAGTTCTTCATCCtccagtagcagcagcagtggtaGTAGTAAATCCAGCTCAGAGAAGAgcaagaaagagggagaaaagaggcCATCTGAGAAG GTTAGGGTTGACTTGTGTGAAGTGGAACCTCCTAAAAAGCCCCGTTTGGAAAAACAAGAGAATCGCTCTTCTCCAATTACCGTTCAAACAAGCAAAGACCTCCTGCCAAACATAAATGACTATGATGAGACTAATGCTGATGATTTTGCCATGGAAATGGGCCTGGCTTGTGTGGTTTGCAG aCAAATGACAGTGACGATGGGAAACCAGTTGGTTGAGTGCCAGGAGTGCCATAATCTGTACCACCAGGACTGTCACAAGCCACAGGTGACAGATAAGGAAGTTAATGACCCACGACTTGTGTGGTATTGTGCCCGCTGCACCAGGCAAATGAAACGTATG GCCCAGAAACCTCCACAGAAGCCCTCTCCTGGATCTGCATCATCAGTGCCTGTTGTAAAAGACACACTGGTGAAAAAGACTGAGCTTAAATCCAAACCTGACACTGCGAGCACCTTTCAAGCCTTCAAAAGAACAGAAGTGAAG GCATCCACAACAGCAGCAAATCCCACCACCAGCGGTTCCTCCACCTCAGGCAGTGGTCTTACAGGCTGGGCAGCATTTGGTGCCAAGACAAGCCCTTCTCTTCCTACCAGCTCCAAACTGGGTTCCTCAGGCCCAGGTGGGAGCAATAAGACCTTGACAGCTTCCTCTGGCCAGAAGCTTGTCGGACTGTCTGGGTTAGCTGGAACCAAGCCAGGACTTGGAAGTGCAAAGGTACCTGTCAGTGGCAATGGAAACGGTTCCAGCCAAGTACCTCTGAAACCTCCTCCACCACTGACACTGGGCAAGCAGCCATTGAACCGCTCATCGAGCGGGGAAAACCAAGAAAAAGGTTCTGCTTCGTCAGGGGCCAGCTCCCCAAGCGGCTCCCAGTCAAGTGCAAGCGGCAACGGAGGCAATAACGGAGGCGGTAACGGGAACAATGGGAATGGGTCAAAGGTTGCACCGGGAGACAAAGCACCAACATCTCAAGAGTCTCAGCTCAACGCCATGAAACGGTTACAACttgtgaaaaagaaagcagcacagaagaaattgaaaaaatga
- the arhgef38 gene encoding rho guanine nucleotide exchange factor 38 isoform X2 codes for MDPKEANGSEKEKEKDKEKVIKRRNRPVFLRYLERRKTDTIVADDKGEGDINLGTLVRRSQSDKTEYSTKLKEKMRPLDLSTPPSPALDPEEVRMRKMNRRAKVIQELVQTEKDYLTDLELCIREVVQPLRNMQIVDVDRMFTNMETVCEVSAALLHRLYGAMADPDPEAVVIGDVFIQAKAALEDVYKIYCYHHDDANVSLKSYEKEEDIKQHFTTCVLALKKIYDQEGKPNLLDMGSLIIKPVQRIMKYPLLLGELWQATPENHPDYRPLQEAFTAAKIINVNINEFKRRKDIVMKYRRLEDEGTLRGKLHKFNIHSIRKKGDRFAGYLKILTGVEPQVRDEVFDREEKLFRSLEKAVRQLVKNVQCYLQYAQELVSVAVQNVQDMENIVKDPNKNDAHSTLHSNGNDPYKHFKDNMEQLVLAPLSSLQGMFTGPQKLIQKRYDKLLDYCSRLERSSSVTSSSTTTSSSSPSPSPSLLVMEEPPGPARRDYEALNALLVEELQRFNVAAYTILTNCVVYLVALLRGLMNKILLLVPSLHQLPAPLSNIAEVQNSIMEELNNLTFVKDNAQKLMERKVSFERQREKKITMPEVQHQTDEQRAWLLAEYPVSRLYQLKRKCNGCQEQDLSLLEGELVALLEDTDPSGSSSRWLVHTGGTQGYVYSTFLKQYNPLRDSQRMGQMAREQQRQQQQQQQPPAMVDEDFDDLSLFVSGSGSTSLRSFNLNTTDSSLNLSGLQGEPEIPEDLEDLLDTEAQQFYAAYAFQARCDQELTLQENQHVRILKFCDVGGNKEWWLAEANGQRGYVPANYLCRMSYA; via the exons AAAAAATGAGACCCCTTGACCTGTCCACACCCCCCTCTCCAGCACTGGACCCAGAGGAGGTACGTATGAGAAAGATGAACCGCAGGGCAAAGGTCATTCAGGAGCTTGTACAGACTGAAAAGGACTACCTCACAGACCTGGAGCTGTGCATCAGAGAAGTGGTTCAGCCTCTACGAAACATGCAG ATTGTGGATGTAGATCGGATGTTCACCAACATGGAGACAGTGTGTGAAGTATCTGCAGCACTCCTCCACAGACTGTATGGGGCCATGGCTGACCCTGATCCAGAAGCAGTTGTTATAG GAGATGTTTTCATCCAGGCAAAGGCAGCTTTAGAAGATGTGTATAAGATTTACTGCTACCATCATGATGATGCCAATGTTTCACTCAAATCCTatgagaaagaggaagacatAAAACAGCATTTCACCACATGTGTATTAGCACTAAA GAAAATTTATGACCAAGA AGGAAAACCTAACCTGCTGGACATGGGTTCACTGATCATCAAGCCTGTTCAGAGGATTATGAAGTACCCGCTGCTGCTTGGGGAGCTGTGGCAGGCCACACCTGAAAACCACCCTGACTACCGGCCACTGCAGGAGGCGTTTACTGCTGCCAAGATCATAAATGTCAACATCAATGAGTTCAAGAGGCGCAAGGATATAG TTATGAAGTACAGGAGGTTGGAAGATGAAGGAACATTGAGGGGCAAACTGCACAAGTTCAATATTCATTCTATCCGTAAGAAAGGAGACAGGTTTGCTGGCTATCTCAAGATCCTCACTGGAGTTGAACCGCAG GTGAGAGATGAAGTTTTTGACAGAGAGGAGAAGCTATTCAGAAGTCTGGAGAAGGCTGTGAGACAGCTGGTCAAGAATGTTCAGTGTTACCTACAGTACGCTCAG GAACTGGTGTCTGTAGCTGTTCAGAATGTCCAGGACATGGAGAACATTGTCAAGGATCCAAATAAAAACGATGCACACAGCACATTGCACAGTAATGGAAATGACCCCTATAAGCACTTT AAAGACAACATGGAGCAATTGGTCCTCGCCCCCCTCTCATCCCTGCAGGGCATGTTCACAGGCCCACAGAAGCTCATTCAGAAACGATATGACAAGTTACTGGATTACTGCAGCCGTCTGGAGCGCTCCTCTTCTGTCACATCCTCATCAACcactacttcttcttcttctccttctccttctccttctctgctggTGATGGAGGAACCGCCTGGTCCAGCCAGGAGAGACTATGAAGCTCTTAATGCCTTGCTAGTTGAGGAGCTGCAGAGGTTCAACGTGGCTGCTTATACTATCCTGACCAACTGTGTGGTGTATCTAGTAGCCCTTCTCAGAGGgctaatgaataaaatattacttCTTGTTCCATCTTTACATCAGCTCCCA gCTCCCTTGTCAAACATTGCTGAAGTGCAGAACAGCATCATGGAGGAGTTGAACAATCTGACTTTTGTTAAGGATAACGCACAGAAGTTAATGGAGCGCAAAGTCAGCTTTGAGCGACAACGAGAGAAGAAAATAACT ATGCCAGAAGTGCAGCATCAAACCGATGAGCAGCGTGCCTGGCTGCTGGCGGAATACCCAGTGAGCCGTCTGTACCAGCTTAAAAGAAAGTGTAATGGCTGCCAGGAGCAGGACCTCAGCCTGCTGGAGGGAGAGCTGGTGGCCCTGCTGGAGGACACAGACCCAtcaggcagcagcagccgcTGGCTGGTTCACACTGGag GTACACAAGGCTATGTCTATTCCACCTTCCTGAAGCAGTACAACCCTCTGAGGGACTCACAGCGGATGGGCCAGATGGCCAGAGAGCAGCagcgacagcagcagcagcagcagcagccgcctGCCATGGTGGATGAGGACTTCGACGACCTGAGCCTGTTTGTGTCAGGCAGTGGCAGCACCAGCCTACGCAGCTTCAACCTCAACACTACTGACAGCAGCTTAAACCTTTCTGGTCTACAGGGTGAGCCGGAGATCCCCGAAGACCTGGAGGACCTACTGGACACGGAAGCTCAGCAG TTTTATGCTGCGTATGCATTTCAAGCTCGATGCGACCAGGAGCTGACTCTGCAGGAGAACCAGCACGTACGTATCCTCAAGTTCTGTGACGTGGGAGGCAATAAAGAGTGGTGGTTAGCTGAGGCAAATGGACAGAGAGGATATGTCCCTGCCAACTACCTTTGCAGAATGTCCTACGCATAA
- the arhgef38 gene encoding rho guanine nucleotide exchange factor 38 isoform X1: MDPKEANGSEKEKEKDKEKVIKRRNRPVFLRYLERRKTDTIVADDKGEGDINLGTLVRRSQSDKTEYSTKLKEKMRPLDLSTPPSPALDPEEVRMRKMNRRAKVIQELVQTEKDYLTDLELCIREVVQPLRNMQIVDVDRMFTNMETVCEVSAALLHRLYGAMADPDPEAVVIGDVFIQAKAALEDVYKIYCYHHDDANVSLKSYEKEEDIKQHFTTCVLALKKIYDQEGKPNLLDMGSLIIKPVQRIMKYPLLLGELWQATPENHPDYRPLQEAFTAAKIINVNINEFKRRKDIVMKYRRLEDEGTLRGKLHKFNIHSIRKKGDRFAGYLKILTGVEPQVRDEVFDREEKLFRSLEKAVRQLVKNVQCYLQYAQELVSVAVQNVQDMENIVKDPNKNDAHSTLHSNGNDPYKHFKDNMEQLVLAPLSSLQGMFTGPQKLIQKRYDKLLDYCSRLERSSSVTSSSTTTSSSSPSPSPSLLVMEEPPGPARRDYEALNALLVEELQRFNVAAYTILTNCVVYLVALLRGLMNKILLLVPSLHQLPAPLSNIAEVQNSIMEELNNLTFVKDNAQKLMERKVSFERQREKKITMPEVQHQTDEQRAWLLAEYPVSRLYQLKRKCNGCQEQDLSLLEGELVALLEDTDPSGSSSRWLVHTGGKCTQGYVYSTFLKQYNPLRDSQRMGQMAREQQRQQQQQQQPPAMVDEDFDDLSLFVSGSGSTSLRSFNLNTTDSSLNLSGLQGEPEIPEDLEDLLDTEAQQFYAAYAFQARCDQELTLQENQHVRILKFCDVGGNKEWWLAEANGQRGYVPANYLCRMSYA; the protein is encoded by the exons AAAAAATGAGACCCCTTGACCTGTCCACACCCCCCTCTCCAGCACTGGACCCAGAGGAGGTACGTATGAGAAAGATGAACCGCAGGGCAAAGGTCATTCAGGAGCTTGTACAGACTGAAAAGGACTACCTCACAGACCTGGAGCTGTGCATCAGAGAAGTGGTTCAGCCTCTACGAAACATGCAG ATTGTGGATGTAGATCGGATGTTCACCAACATGGAGACAGTGTGTGAAGTATCTGCAGCACTCCTCCACAGACTGTATGGGGCCATGGCTGACCCTGATCCAGAAGCAGTTGTTATAG GAGATGTTTTCATCCAGGCAAAGGCAGCTTTAGAAGATGTGTATAAGATTTACTGCTACCATCATGATGATGCCAATGTTTCACTCAAATCCTatgagaaagaggaagacatAAAACAGCATTTCACCACATGTGTATTAGCACTAAA GAAAATTTATGACCAAGA AGGAAAACCTAACCTGCTGGACATGGGTTCACTGATCATCAAGCCTGTTCAGAGGATTATGAAGTACCCGCTGCTGCTTGGGGAGCTGTGGCAGGCCACACCTGAAAACCACCCTGACTACCGGCCACTGCAGGAGGCGTTTACTGCTGCCAAGATCATAAATGTCAACATCAATGAGTTCAAGAGGCGCAAGGATATAG TTATGAAGTACAGGAGGTTGGAAGATGAAGGAACATTGAGGGGCAAACTGCACAAGTTCAATATTCATTCTATCCGTAAGAAAGGAGACAGGTTTGCTGGCTATCTCAAGATCCTCACTGGAGTTGAACCGCAG GTGAGAGATGAAGTTTTTGACAGAGAGGAGAAGCTATTCAGAAGTCTGGAGAAGGCTGTGAGACAGCTGGTCAAGAATGTTCAGTGTTACCTACAGTACGCTCAG GAACTGGTGTCTGTAGCTGTTCAGAATGTCCAGGACATGGAGAACATTGTCAAGGATCCAAATAAAAACGATGCACACAGCACATTGCACAGTAATGGAAATGACCCCTATAAGCACTTT AAAGACAACATGGAGCAATTGGTCCTCGCCCCCCTCTCATCCCTGCAGGGCATGTTCACAGGCCCACAGAAGCTCATTCAGAAACGATATGACAAGTTACTGGATTACTGCAGCCGTCTGGAGCGCTCCTCTTCTGTCACATCCTCATCAACcactacttcttcttcttctccttctccttctccttctctgctggTGATGGAGGAACCGCCTGGTCCAGCCAGGAGAGACTATGAAGCTCTTAATGCCTTGCTAGTTGAGGAGCTGCAGAGGTTCAACGTGGCTGCTTATACTATCCTGACCAACTGTGTGGTGTATCTAGTAGCCCTTCTCAGAGGgctaatgaataaaatattacttCTTGTTCCATCTTTACATCAGCTCCCA gCTCCCTTGTCAAACATTGCTGAAGTGCAGAACAGCATCATGGAGGAGTTGAACAATCTGACTTTTGTTAAGGATAACGCACAGAAGTTAATGGAGCGCAAAGTCAGCTTTGAGCGACAACGAGAGAAGAAAATAACT ATGCCAGAAGTGCAGCATCAAACCGATGAGCAGCGTGCCTGGCTGCTGGCGGAATACCCAGTGAGCCGTCTGTACCAGCTTAAAAGAAAGTGTAATGGCTGCCAGGAGCAGGACCTCAGCCTGCTGGAGGGAGAGCTGGTGGCCCTGCTGGAGGACACAGACCCAtcaggcagcagcagccgcTGGCTGGTTCACACTGGaggcaaat GTACACAAGGCTATGTCTATTCCACCTTCCTGAAGCAGTACAACCCTCTGAGGGACTCACAGCGGATGGGCCAGATGGCCAGAGAGCAGCagcgacagcagcagcagcagcagcagccgcctGCCATGGTGGATGAGGACTTCGACGACCTGAGCCTGTTTGTGTCAGGCAGTGGCAGCACCAGCCTACGCAGCTTCAACCTCAACACTACTGACAGCAGCTTAAACCTTTCTGGTCTACAGGGTGAGCCGGAGATCCCCGAAGACCTGGAGGACCTACTGGACACGGAAGCTCAGCAG TTTTATGCTGCGTATGCATTTCAAGCTCGATGCGACCAGGAGCTGACTCTGCAGGAGAACCAGCACGTACGTATCCTCAAGTTCTGTGACGTGGGAGGCAATAAAGAGTGGTGGTTAGCTGAGGCAAATGGACAGAGAGGATATGTCCCTGCCAACTACCTTTGCAGAATGTCCTACGCATAA